The proteins below come from a single Roseiflexus sp. RS-1 genomic window:
- a CDS encoding nucleotidyltransferase domain-containing protein has translation MYSVKEIQDTLQKIVQSLIEAYRPQQIVLFGSLACGAPDEDSDIDLLIIKETDESPLARRVRVRQLVADPERRVPFSPLVLTPEELAHRLTLGDPFYLEIMRRGKVLYAGN, from the coding sequence ATGTATTCGGTCAAAGAGATTCAGGATACGCTTCAAAAGATTGTCCAGTCGCTCATCGAGGCCTACCGGCCTCAACAAATCGTGCTGTTCGGCTCCCTGGCGTGTGGGGCGCCGGATGAAGACAGCGACATTGATCTGCTGATTATCAAAGAAACCGACGAGTCACCTCTGGCGCGCCGTGTCCGCGTGCGCCAGTTGGTTGCGGATCCAGAGCGGCGAGTGCCCTTCTCGCCGCTTGTGCTGACCCCTGAGGAACTGGCTCACCGACTGACACTGGGAGATCCCTTTTATCTGGAAATCATGCGGCGGGGAAAGGTGCTCTATGCAGGCAACTGA
- a CDS encoding nucleotidyltransferase family protein, producing MQQPPSSSTVRIISLDREALLARLRAIAAQIRRERDVEDIRVFGSLARGDATGTSDVDVLIIVRHSAEPDMVRRILSFLPYFDLDRGTDLLVYTRAELEQQLAAQNPFLHRIWRESLPL from the coding sequence ATGCAGCAACCGCCATCATCCAGTACTGTCAGGATCATCTCCCTCGATCGTGAGGCGTTGCTGGCGCGGTTACGCGCTATTGCGGCGCAGATCCGTCGGGAGCGCGATGTGGAAGATATCCGCGTTTTTGGCTCGCTTGCGCGTGGCGATGCAACCGGAACAAGCGATGTGGATGTGCTGATTATCGTGCGGCATTCCGCTGAACCGGACATGGTACGACGGATTCTTTCCTTCCTGCCTTATTTTGATCTCGATCGCGGAACCGACCTGCTGGTCTATACCCGGGCAGAACTGGAACAGCAACTTGCAGCGCAGAACCCCTTCCTGCACCGCATCTGGCGCGAGAGTCTGCCGCTCTGA
- a CDS encoding lysophospholipid acyltransferase family protein, whose amino-acid sequence MSESPEAHTGDLPINGVQAADNVQETSAVPVVEDQPAGQNQVDAPVETADDAAPAPEEEISVASTAEPVAPIDAVETLRAETAAAVQELEVEIRNQTEGSVETRDLAADLLRLIRENLERLRPPALDNVVTALRQNVFNSDYLDPDFWRGIAMVLQYQVTELTALIQRRLRGEFAVDAYGMDSELIELVRPVAGFLYRSWWRVTSEGLDGVPEEGAALLLANHSGVLPWDSAMIATAVLEDHPSQRLVRSLHDPWMTNVPGLAPALAAFGQAPALPENAVRLLEDGHLVCAFPEGAQGAGKLFWNRYRLTGFDAREYIRAALRVGAPIIPVAVIGAEEIYPMLINVRPVAQLLNLPYFPLTPLFPWFGLLGIAPLPSKWSIIFDTPIDPSAYGPEAADDPTTIAQINDLVQRRIQALLDERTAARRSIFFG is encoded by the coding sequence ATGTCAGAATCGCCAGAAGCACATACAGGTGATCTTCCCATCAATGGCGTTCAGGCTGCCGACAACGTTCAGGAGACAAGCGCCGTTCCCGTTGTTGAAGATCAGCCCGCTGGCCAGAACCAGGTCGATGCGCCGGTCGAAACTGCCGACGACGCTGCGCCTGCGCCGGAGGAAGAGATCAGCGTCGCCTCAACCGCCGAACCGGTCGCGCCGATTGATGCAGTCGAAACCCTGCGCGCTGAAACCGCTGCCGCCGTTCAGGAACTCGAAGTCGAAATCCGCAATCAGACCGAAGGATCAGTGGAAACCCGCGACCTGGCTGCCGACCTGTTGCGTCTGATCCGCGAGAACCTGGAACGCCTGCGTCCGCCTGCGCTCGACAATGTCGTGACCGCGTTGCGCCAGAATGTGTTCAACAGCGACTACCTCGACCCGGACTTCTGGCGTGGTATTGCGATGGTGTTGCAGTACCAGGTCACCGAACTGACGGCGCTGATCCAGCGTCGATTGCGTGGCGAGTTCGCCGTCGATGCGTATGGCATGGACTCCGAACTGATCGAACTGGTGCGTCCGGTCGCGGGGTTCCTCTACCGTTCCTGGTGGCGGGTCACCAGCGAGGGTCTCGATGGCGTGCCCGAGGAGGGCGCGGCGCTCCTGCTGGCGAACCATTCCGGCGTGCTGCCGTGGGATAGCGCGATGATTGCGACTGCCGTGCTCGAAGATCATCCGTCGCAGCGGTTGGTGCGTTCGCTCCACGATCCCTGGATGACGAACGTACCGGGACTCGCACCGGCGCTTGCGGCGTTCGGTCAGGCGCCAGCGCTGCCGGAAAATGCCGTGCGCCTGCTGGAGGATGGGCATCTGGTCTGTGCATTTCCCGAAGGTGCGCAGGGCGCCGGAAAACTCTTCTGGAATCGCTACCGGCTGACCGGTTTCGATGCGCGTGAGTATATCCGGGCAGCATTGCGCGTTGGCGCGCCGATCATTCCGGTCGCGGTCATTGGCGCAGAAGAGATCTACCCGATGCTCATCAACGTCCGCCCGGTGGCTCAACTGTTGAACCTGCCCTACTTCCCGTTGACGCCGCTCTTCCCGTGGTTTGGGTTGCTGGGCATTGCACCGCTGCCGAGCAAATGGTCGATCATTTTCGATACGCCGATTGACCCATCCGCCTATGGACCGGAGGCTGCCGACGATCCGACAACTATTGCGCAGATCAACGATCTCGTTCAGCGCCGCATTCAGGCGCTGCTCGACGAGCGCACCGCCGCGCGTCGGTCGATCTTTTTCGGGTGA
- the polX gene encoding DNA polymerase/3'-5' exonuclease PolX — protein sequence MMSRLTNHEVAEMFSAIADLMEILDEDRFRVQAYRRASDAIRDLPAPLATYRDRGELEAIPGVGKAIAGKISELLDTGELQYYNRLQEKAPPGVRELLRVPGVGPRTAGRLYRELGITSLAELKRAAEEGRLATLKGFGAKMIEGILQGISVAERQERRMLLAHALETAEELILALRTAAPTLRQATYAGSLRRGRPTVGDLDILVAADDAPAVVRAFTTLPLVARVESAGDEKASILLHNGTQADLIAVPPALWGSALQHFTGSKAHNIRFRELALARGSSFSEHGFRRADGTVLTCATEEEVYAAVDLPWIPPELREDEGEFEAARAGALPRLVELSDIRADLHMHSTWSDGRADIRTMAEAARARGYSHIAITDHSAYIGLTHGLDAERLRAQRREIAALNAAYAAQGIPFRILCGVEVDMTPEGSLALPDDVLAELDIVVASAHIQLRQSPEAATERLLRAVRNPHVDIIGHPVGRMLGSREGAPVDIDALARAAAEHGVLLEVNSGPTRLDLEGPAVRRALELGATIAINSDAHHPDNLDWIRFGVITARRGWAGAAQVANTWSFEALQEWLRRH from the coding sequence ATGATGTCGCGCCTGACGAACCACGAAGTCGCTGAGATGTTCAGCGCTATTGCTGACCTGATGGAGATCCTGGACGAGGATCGGTTCCGCGTTCAGGCGTATCGTCGCGCCAGCGACGCCATCCGCGATCTGCCAGCGCCACTGGCGACATACCGCGACCGCGGTGAACTGGAGGCAATTCCCGGAGTCGGCAAGGCGATTGCCGGGAAGATCAGCGAGTTGCTCGACACAGGTGAGTTGCAGTACTACAACCGCCTTCAGGAGAAGGCGCCGCCCGGTGTGCGCGAGTTGCTGCGCGTCCCCGGCGTCGGTCCGCGTACTGCCGGGCGTCTCTACCGCGAACTTGGGATTACCAGCCTGGCGGAACTGAAACGTGCTGCTGAGGAAGGACGCCTGGCGACGCTCAAGGGTTTCGGCGCAAAGATGATCGAAGGCATTCTCCAGGGTATCAGTGTTGCGGAGCGACAGGAGCGACGGATGCTGCTGGCGCACGCGCTCGAAACCGCTGAGGAGTTGATCCTGGCGCTGCGCACCGCTGCCCCCACACTGCGCCAGGCGACATACGCTGGAAGTTTGCGTCGTGGACGCCCGACCGTCGGTGATCTCGACATCCTGGTAGCCGCCGATGATGCTCCTGCTGTCGTCCGTGCCTTTACAACGCTGCCACTCGTGGCGCGGGTCGAGTCGGCGGGTGACGAAAAAGCCAGCATTCTGCTCCATAACGGCACACAGGCGGATCTGATCGCTGTGCCCCCGGCGCTGTGGGGATCAGCGTTGCAACACTTCACCGGCAGCAAGGCGCATAATATCCGCTTTCGTGAACTGGCGCTGGCGCGTGGCTCGAGTTTCAGCGAGCATGGATTCCGCCGCGCCGATGGAACCGTGTTGACCTGCGCTACTGAAGAAGAGGTGTATGCCGCCGTCGATCTTCCCTGGATTCCGCCGGAACTGCGCGAGGACGAGGGAGAGTTCGAGGCGGCGCGCGCCGGTGCGCTGCCGCGCCTGGTCGAACTGAGCGATATTCGCGCCGATCTCCACATGCACAGCACCTGGAGCGATGGACGCGCCGATATTCGTACCATGGCGGAAGCGGCGCGCGCCCGTGGCTATTCCCACATCGCTATAACCGACCACAGCGCATATATCGGGCTGACCCACGGATTGGATGCGGAACGGTTGCGCGCGCAACGCCGGGAGATCGCAGCGCTGAATGCGGCGTATGCCGCGCAAGGCATTCCATTTCGCATTCTGTGCGGCGTCGAAGTCGATATGACGCCCGAAGGATCTCTGGCGCTTCCCGACGATGTGCTGGCAGAACTCGATATCGTTGTGGCGTCGGCGCACATCCAGTTGCGCCAGTCGCCTGAAGCCGCCACCGAACGCTTGCTGCGCGCGGTGCGCAATCCGCACGTCGATATAATCGGTCATCCGGTGGGGCGGATGCTCGGATCGCGCGAGGGAGCGCCGGTCGATATCGATGCCCTGGCGCGTGCAGCAGCCGAACATGGGGTGCTGCTCGAAGTGAACAGTGGACCAACCCGCCTCGACCTGGAGGGTCCGGCGGTCCGGCGCGCGCTGGAACTGGGTGCGACCATTGCGATCAACAGTGATGCGCACCATCCCGACAATCTGGACTGGATCCGGTTCGGGGTCATCACCGCACGGCGGGGTTGGGCGGGCGCTGCGCAGGTAGCGAACACCTGGAGTTTCGAGGCGCTTCAGGAGTGGTTGCGCCGACATTGA
- a CDS encoding HEPN domain-containing protein — MSRYADWFAQALRDLEKAHLDLQHEYWEWACFTAQQAAEKAVKALLMSRGMDAWGHAITPMLRALKDLDVPLHLIEYAQLLDVLYIPTRYPNGFSVGKPADYFSATKAQEALDAATAIIQYCQDHLPRS, encoded by the coding sequence ATGAGTCGTTACGCCGACTGGTTTGCGCAGGCGCTCCGTGATCTGGAAAAGGCGCACCTCGATCTTCAGCACGAATACTGGGAGTGGGCATGCTTTACAGCACAGCAAGCCGCAGAAAAAGCAGTAAAGGCGCTCTTGATGTCGCGCGGCATGGATGCGTGGGGGCACGCAATAACCCCAATGCTACGCGCATTAAAGGACCTCGATGTGCCGCTGCACCTGATCGAATACGCTCAACTGCTCGATGTTTTGTACATTCCCACTCGCTACCCAAATGGATTTTCCGTCGGTAAACCTGCGGACTATTTCAGCGCGACCAAAGCGCAAGAGGCGCTCGATGCAGCAACCGCCATCATCCAGTACTGTCAGGATCATCTCCCTCGATCGTGA
- the hepT gene encoding type VII toxin-antitoxin system HepT family RNase toxin — protein MSVEFSGIERRLDELSERLARLAPLRARPKTEFMSDPYLRDIVERNLEVAAQCCIDICHRIIALEGAQKPRSYYEAILRMGELGVLPPDFAGRLAPIDGLRNILTHEYLTVDWDEVYTNLAKLDDLSRFADLIRRWLDDRRSISP, from the coding sequence ATGAGCGTCGAGTTCAGCGGTATCGAGAGGCGCTTAGACGAACTCAGCGAGCGCCTGGCGCGTCTGGCGCCGCTCCGCGCCCGACCGAAGACTGAGTTCATGAGCGATCCGTATCTGCGCGACATTGTGGAGCGTAATCTGGAAGTGGCGGCGCAGTGTTGCATCGACATCTGCCACCGGATTATCGCGCTGGAAGGCGCTCAGAAACCGCGAAGCTACTATGAAGCGATTCTGCGCATGGGAGAACTGGGCGTGTTGCCGCCGGACTTCGCCGGACGCCTTGCTCCGATTGACGGTCTGCGAAATATTCTGACTCACGAATATTTGACTGTGGATTGGGACGAGGTGTACACGAACCTGGCGAAACTGGATGACCTGTCGCGCTTCGCTGACCTGATCCGCAGGTGGTTGGATGATCGCCGGTCAATCAGCCCATGA
- a CDS encoding HIT family protein: MPSVFSRIVSGELPSAKVYEDDETLAFMDINPASRGHTLVICKEEHPDIFTTPPHLVAAVARTAQKVALALRDALDIDGLNIVQNNGAAAGQVVFHYHVHLIPRWKGDHVLRPWTPHPADPSELRTIAERIRAAIKEG; the protein is encoded by the coding sequence ATGCCATCCGTCTTTTCGCGCATTGTGAGCGGTGAATTGCCGTCAGCCAAAGTGTACGAGGATGACGAGACGCTGGCGTTTATGGATATTAATCCCGCCAGTCGGGGGCATACGCTGGTGATTTGTAAGGAAGAGCACCCCGATATTTTTACCACGCCCCCTCATCTGGTTGCAGCCGTTGCGCGGACGGCGCAGAAAGTGGCGCTGGCGCTCCGTGATGCGCTCGATATCGACGGACTGAATATTGTTCAGAATAACGGCGCGGCGGCCGGGCAGGTGGTATTCCATTACCATGTGCACCTGATACCGCGCTGGAAGGGTGACCACGTGCTGCGACCCTGGACGCCGCACCCGGCTGATCCGTCTGAATTGCGCACAATAGCAGAACGGATCCGGGCAGCGATAAAGGAAGGTTGA
- the mntA gene encoding type VII toxin-antitoxin system MntA family adenylyltransferase antitoxin, with translation MPEIDIQRLQHQIETVVHTQPDVRLVYLFGSQVSGVTGPLSDIDLAVLLAHKASAMHVFAQLEHLFSLALEGQAVDVVILNHAPIELAYAVIAQGRIIYQRSIAERVEYEADVMSRYGDFLPFLRAQRQDIVKGAGNERRVQRYREALRRTQRAPGASGAAPRPTED, from the coding sequence ATGCCAGAGATCGATATCCAGCGGTTGCAACACCAGATTGAAACGGTCGTTCACACGCAACCTGACGTGCGCCTTGTCTACCTCTTCGGGTCGCAGGTGAGCGGAGTGACTGGTCCGCTCAGCGATATCGATCTGGCAGTGTTGCTGGCGCACAAGGCGTCAGCAATGCACGTCTTCGCGCAGTTGGAACACCTCTTTTCTCTGGCGCTGGAAGGGCAGGCTGTGGACGTTGTCATCCTCAACCATGCGCCAATCGAACTGGCATATGCGGTCATTGCTCAGGGCAGGATCATCTACCAGCGTTCAATTGCCGAACGGGTCGAGTACGAAGCGGATGTCATGAGTCGCTACGGGGATTTTCTGCCCTTTCTGCGCGCACAACGTCAGGACATTGTGAAGGGAGCGGGCAATGAGCGTCGAGTTCAGCGGTATCGAGAGGCGCTTAGACGAACTCAGCGAGCGCCTGGCGCGTCTGGCGCCGCTCCGCGCCCGACCGAAGACTGA
- the greA gene encoding transcription elongation factor GreA, whose protein sequence is MSDKPAYLTRDGRARLEAELEELVTKGRKEIAERINAAKELGDISESGEYEDAKNQQAHLEGRIREIKSILARAQIIDEENGDNHEVRIGSRVTVRIDGEDGEETWTIVGSTEAKPSEGKISNESPIGSALLGKRPRQKVTVETPSGTMKLTIVDIQ, encoded by the coding sequence ATGAGCGACAAACCAGCATACCTCACCCGTGATGGGCGCGCCAGGCTCGAAGCCGAGTTGGAAGAGCTTGTCACCAAGGGCCGCAAAGAGATTGCCGAGCGTATCAACGCCGCAAAAGAACTTGGCGACATCTCCGAAAGCGGCGAATACGAGGATGCCAAAAACCAGCAGGCTCATCTCGAAGGTCGTATCCGCGAGATCAAGAGCATTCTCGCCCGTGCTCAGATAATCGACGAAGAGAACGGCGACAATCACGAGGTTCGCATTGGTTCGCGCGTCACAGTACGTATCGACGGCGAAGACGGCGAAGAAACCTGGACGATTGTCGGCAGCACTGAAGCCAAACCGAGCGAAGGCAAGATATCGAATGAGTCGCCGATCGGTTCGGCGCTCCTCGGCAAACGCCCGCGTCAGAAAGTAACGGTAGAGACCCCTTCTGGCACCATGAAACTTACCATCGTCGATATCCAGTAG
- a CDS encoding HEPN domain-containing protein, producing MQATESALPSDWFAQGDLDLQAAEILLTQDGPLPVVAFHLQQAAEKYLKGFLLSAGWKLRRIHDLEVLILEATARDYDFASFLAPCQRITEYYIETRYPIGIHTSFQ from the coding sequence ATGCAGGCAACTGAGTCCGCCCTGCCATCAGATTGGTTCGCCCAGGGTGACCTGGACCTTCAAGCTGCAGAGATTCTGCTGACCCAAGATGGGCCTCTTCCTGTTGTTGCCTTTCACCTCCAGCAAGCGGCAGAGAAGTATCTCAAGGGCTTTCTACTCTCTGCTGGTTGGAAACTGCGTCGCATTCACGACCTGGAAGTCCTGATCCTGGAAGCCACGGCTCGCGATTATGATTTTGCTTCTTTCCTGGCGCCGTGTCAACGAATCACGGAGTACTACATCGAAACCCGGTATCCTATCGGTATCCATACATCGTTTCAGTAA
- a CDS encoding type II toxin-antitoxin system death-on-curing family toxin, producing the protein MHYLTKDDVLDLHTYAVLRYGGRLGIASHDRLMSVVTAPRQVLFEAELYPDLPSKAAALMFLMIKSRPFVSANEATALLCMLRFLTLNNASLRHDVAEAELLWLVRSVSNSDLDRSGVEHWLRQRLA; encoded by the coding sequence ATGCACTATCTGACGAAAGACGACGTGCTGGACTTGCATACATATGCGGTCTTACGATATGGCGGGCGCCTGGGGATCGCCAGTCACGACCGGTTGATGTCGGTGGTGACGGCGCCGCGCCAGGTGCTCTTCGAGGCGGAGTTGTACCCTGATCTGCCGAGTAAAGCCGCAGCGCTGATGTTCCTGATGATCAAAAGCCGCCCCTTTGTCAGCGCCAATGAAGCGACGGCGCTGCTCTGCATGCTGCGTTTCCTGACCCTCAACAATGCATCGCTGCGTCACGACGTGGCTGAGGCGGAACTGCTCTGGCTGGTGCGCTCCGTTTCCAATTCCGATCTTGATCGCAGCGGAGTTGAGCACTGGTTGCGTCAGCGCCTGGCATAA
- a CDS encoding NAD-dependent epimerase/dehydratase family protein, with the protein MTTVLVTGVGSVLGSLVAGILASQPHMRVVGVGRVAPEYTPTDVEVRVCDMSGETLLTMMRAARVDVVVHLDIAGEEEAPPYEITGRGNVYRAIEVLGACHAAGVPRVVMRSSLLVYGARPDAPVFIPESAPLSSGAPAGLLQDYIEIERLVGDFKVRHPDMRIVMIRCAPVAGNGVRSPVVQFLSRRPAPVLAGFDPRIQVLHIHDAAVALALATLNDQVEGAFNIAAHPPLILSQAILLAGGQPLPLPAFAFQAASFLAPIRSLIGALPFPVEYLNYACVGDIRRAACELHWAPQHQPDETLREIAAVTA; encoded by the coding sequence ATGACAACAGTGCTGGTCACCGGCGTTGGCAGTGTGTTGGGGAGCCTGGTTGCCGGTATTCTGGCATCACAACCCCATATGCGTGTTGTTGGCGTCGGGCGTGTTGCCCCTGAGTATACACCCACCGATGTCGAGGTGCGCGTGTGCGATATGAGCGGCGAAACGCTGCTCACGATGATGCGCGCCGCGCGGGTGGATGTCGTGGTGCATCTTGACATCGCCGGTGAGGAGGAGGCGCCTCCCTACGAGATCACGGGTCGCGGCAATGTGTATCGCGCCATCGAGGTGCTGGGAGCATGTCACGCCGCAGGAGTGCCGCGCGTTGTGATGCGCAGCAGCTTGCTGGTGTACGGTGCGCGCCCCGATGCACCCGTCTTCATCCCCGAATCTGCGCCGCTGTCGAGCGGCGCACCGGCTGGCTTGCTCCAGGATTATATCGAGATCGAGCGGTTGGTCGGCGATTTCAAGGTGCGCCATCCCGATATGCGCATTGTTATGATTCGCTGCGCACCTGTCGCCGGCAACGGCGTCCGCTCACCTGTCGTGCAGTTCCTCAGTCGCCGCCCCGCGCCGGTGCTGGCGGGTTTCGACCCCCGGATCCAGGTGCTGCATATCCACGATGCAGCAGTGGCGCTGGCGCTGGCGACACTGAACGATCAGGTGGAAGGCGCGTTCAATATCGCAGCGCATCCTCCCCTGATCCTGTCGCAGGCGATTCTTCTCGCTGGCGGGCAACCGCTGCCGTTGCCCGCGTTCGCGTTTCAGGCAGCATCATTTCTGGCGCCGATCCGTTCGCTGATCGGCGCACTGCCGTTCCCGGTTGAGTACTTGAACTACGCATGCGTGGGTGACATCCGCCGTGCTGCGTGCGAACTCCACTGGGCGCCGCAACACCAACCCGATGAAACACTGCGCGAAATCGCTGCGGTCACCGCGTGA
- the lysS gene encoding lysine--tRNA ligase, with amino-acid sequence MELNELQQQRLAKLERLRAAGIDPYPPRTRRTHTIGFVLASFDQLMERGEQVTVAGRIVGARRILGKLAFAHIEDESGRIQIWLSRGDIGDEWFDRFRDDLDTFDIVEATGTLRRTQRGEPSVFVERLGVLAKSLNPPPEKWHGLSDIEERHRQRYLDLIVNPEVRDVFRTRAKIVSTMRRFLDERGFLEVETPTLQPIYGGASARPFITHHNQLKQDLYLRIAVELYLKRLIVGGFERVYEISKVFRNEGVDRTHNPEFTMMECYQAYADYNDMMRLVEDLYRTLALEVAGSTTIVFQGHTIDFGPAWQRVSIPTAIAARTGIDILELTELEPLQRAIRAVGLKVDLKPSWGKQVDEIFSVYVQPELIQPTFVIDHPVALSPLAKRRPDQPLLVERFEPIVAGMEVGNAFTELNDPLDQEQRFLEQGRAYDAGDDEAQQMDIDFLNALMYGMPPTGGLGIGIDRTVMLFTDQPSIREVILFPHMRPRD; translated from the coding sequence ATGGAACTCAACGAACTTCAACAACAGCGCCTGGCAAAACTGGAACGCTTGCGCGCAGCCGGCATCGACCCGTATCCGCCGCGTACCCGGCGCACCCATACGATTGGCTTCGTGCTTGCCAGTTTCGACCAGTTGATGGAACGCGGAGAACAGGTCACCGTCGCCGGGAGAATTGTGGGCGCCCGTCGGATTCTGGGCAAACTGGCATTTGCCCACATCGAAGACGAGTCGGGCCGCATCCAGATCTGGCTCAGTCGCGGCGACATCGGCGACGAATGGTTCGACCGGTTTCGCGATGACCTCGATACGTTCGACATTGTCGAAGCCACGGGAACGTTGCGCCGCACGCAACGCGGCGAGCCTTCGGTGTTCGTCGAGCGCCTGGGGGTGCTGGCAAAATCGCTCAACCCGCCGCCGGAAAAGTGGCATGGTCTTTCGGACATCGAAGAGCGTCATCGTCAACGCTACCTCGACCTGATCGTCAACCCTGAAGTGCGCGACGTGTTTCGCACACGCGCGAAGATCGTCAGCACAATGCGGCGCTTCCTTGACGAACGCGGCTTTCTTGAGGTGGAGACGCCAACCCTGCAACCGATCTACGGCGGCGCTTCGGCCCGCCCGTTCATCACGCACCATAACCAGTTGAAGCAGGATCTCTATCTGCGCATCGCCGTCGAACTCTACCTGAAGCGCCTGATCGTCGGCGGCTTTGAGCGCGTCTATGAGATCAGCAAGGTTTTTCGCAACGAAGGGGTTGATCGTACCCACAACCCTGAGTTCACGATGATGGAATGTTACCAGGCGTATGCCGATTACAACGATATGATGCGCCTGGTCGAAGACCTGTACCGGACCCTGGCGCTGGAAGTCGCTGGCAGCACAACCATTGTCTTTCAGGGACACACTATCGATTTCGGTCCTGCGTGGCAGCGTGTTTCGATCCCGACGGCGATTGCCGCGCGCACCGGCATCGACATTCTCGAACTCACCGAACTCGAACCGTTGCAACGAGCGATCCGCGCAGTCGGGCTGAAGGTCGATCTCAAACCCAGTTGGGGCAAACAGGTTGACGAGATCTTTAGCGTTTATGTGCAACCAGAATTGATCCAGCCAACGTTCGTTATCGATCATCCGGTGGCGCTGTCGCCGCTGGCGAAACGTCGTCCCGATCAACCGCTGCTGGTGGAACGCTTCGAGCCAATCGTGGCTGGCATGGAAGTCGGCAATGCGTTTACCGAATTGAACGATCCGCTCGACCAGGAGCAGCGTTTTCTGGAACAGGGGCGCGCGTATGATGCTGGCGACGATGAAGCGCAACAGATGGACATTGACTTCCTCAATGCGCTGATGTATGGTATGCCGCCAACCGGCGGGTTAGGCATCGGTATCGACCGGACGGTGATGCTGTTCACCGATCAACCGAGCATCCGCGAAGTCATCCTGTTCCCGCACATGCGTCCGCGTGATTGA